From Candidatus Manganitrophus morganii, the proteins below share one genomic window:
- a CDS encoding CBS domain-containing protein — protein MRRVDYMLGGEDFKKMSAAHFMQTDVYYYPKNATGDKLATAITMGGFGSVPIVDKGKRLVGIISEFDLLKAITSGKELEKVTAEEIMTVSPICVTEETLSEEIIQLLQEKHLIRVPVVDKNGTLVGVVARRDILQGYLKSKESPPPWWF, from the coding sequence ATGAGACGCGTCGACTATATGCTGGGGGGAGAGGATTTCAAGAAGATGTCGGCCGCCCACTTCATGCAGACCGATGTTTATTATTACCCGAAGAATGCAACCGGAGACAAGCTTGCGACCGCAATCACGATGGGTGGATTCGGGAGTGTGCCGATTGTCGATAAAGGAAAGAGATTGGTCGGGATTATCAGCGAATTTGATCTGCTCAAGGCGATCACAAGCGGAAAAGAGCTGGAAAAGGTGACGGCGGAAGAGATCATGACGGTGAGCCCAATCTGTGTAACCGAAGAGACCCTATCGGAAGAGATCATTCAATTGCTTCAGGAGAAACATCTGATCCGGGTGCCGGTCGTCGATAAGAATGGCACCCTGGTGGGGGTGGTTGCAAGGAGGGATATCTTACAGGGTTATCTGAAATCGAAGGAAAGCCCGCCCCCCTGGTGGTTTTGA